The following are encoded together in the Tepidiforma bonchosmolovskayae genome:
- a CDS encoding sulfite exporter TauE/SafE family protein — protein sequence MSRRGRWSALAGFSGGVLSGLLGGGGGAVMVPLMTGPLRMRQHVAHGTSLAVITVTAAVAAVLYGIAGHFDWLLFAGLAAGAVTGAVAGARLALRVPALRLRQAFGVFLLAVSLRMLLFAPPGGWVEPGKLAELGLAGVIGLSGGLASGALGVGGGAIFVPAMVLVLGTEQHEAQGISLVVIVVASAMGALTHYRQGTVDTDAARWLLPAAIPGAIAGAGLATLLSGRGLQVVFAVVLSAIGVQMLTTATRRLRAAGSTAGAAPEGVRP from the coding sequence GCCGTCGCGGCCGGTGGTCGGCCCTGGCCGGGTTTTCGGGCGGCGTCCTGAGCGGGCTGCTCGGAGGCGGCGGCGGCGCGGTGATGGTGCCGCTGATGACCGGCCCGCTGCGGATGCGCCAGCACGTGGCTCACGGGACATCGCTCGCGGTGATTACGGTGACAGCGGCTGTGGCGGCGGTGCTGTACGGGATCGCGGGGCATTTCGACTGGCTGCTGTTTGCCGGGCTGGCGGCAGGCGCAGTAACCGGCGCCGTGGCGGGGGCGCGGCTTGCGCTGCGTGTGCCGGCCCTCCGGCTGCGCCAGGCGTTCGGCGTGTTCCTGCTGGCGGTTTCGCTGCGGATGCTGCTGTTCGCGCCCCCGGGCGGGTGGGTCGAGCCGGGGAAGCTGGCAGAACTCGGGCTGGCCGGGGTCATCGGCCTGAGCGGCGGACTTGCGAGCGGGGCGCTCGGGGTCGGCGGCGGTGCCATCTTTGTGCCGGCGATGGTGCTGGTGCTCGGCACGGAACAGCATGAGGCGCAGGGCATTTCGCTCGTGGTCATCGTCGTGGCTTCGGCGATGGGCGCGCTGACCCACTACCGGCAGGGTACGGTGGATACCGACGCGGCGCGGTGGCTGCTGCCGGCGGCTATCCCCGGCGCCATCGCCGGCGCGGGGCTGGCGACCCTCCTCAGCGGCCGCGGGCTGCAGGTGGTGTTCGCGGTCGTGCTTTCGGCGATCGGCGTGCAGATGCTGACCACGGCGACGCGGCGGCTGCGGGCGGCCGGGAGCACCGCGGGGGCGGCGCCGGAGGGAGTGCGTCCGTGA